In Tissierellales bacterium, the genomic window ATCACGAATCCAACATCAAAAACTGTTGATTCGCTTATGAGACTTAACTTGCCAGCTGGAGTTGATATTGAAATCAAATTATAGATATATCAGTACTCCGCTTAGGATGATTATCCACATAGGGTAATCCGCTGTAAGAAAACAGGAGGTGTCAAAATGAAAGGTTTATTAGGAAAGAAAGTCGGAATGACTCAAGTATTTACTGAAGATGGACGTTTAGTTCCAGTAACAGTACTTGAAGTTGAACCAGCTGTTGTTGTTCAAAAGAAAACAGTTGAGACAGACGGTTATCAAGCTATCCAAGTAGGATACGGACAAGTTAAAGAGAAACATTTAAACAAACCACTTAAAGGTCACTTTGAAAAATCAGGTGTTACTATTAAAAAGCACTTAAAAGAGTTCAGAGTTGAATCAGTAGAAGCATACGAAGTAGGACAAGAAATTACTGCTGAGTTGTTTGAAGCTGGAGTTAAAGTTGATGTTTCAGGCGTGAGCAAAGGTAAGGGATTCCAAGGTTGTATCAAGAGACATGGACAATCTAGAGGACCAATGAGCCATGGTTCACACTATCATAGAAGACCAGGTTCAATGGGTAATGCTTCTGATGCTGGTAGAGTATTCAAAGGCAAAAAATTACCAGGACACATGGGTCACGTAAATGTAACGGTACAAAATTTAGAAGTAGTTAGAGTAGACGCTGAAAACAAGATGATATTAGTTAAAGGAGCAGTTCCTGGAGCTAAAGGAAGCTTGTTGACAATCAAAGAAAGTGTTAAGTCGTCTAAATAATTCAAAGACGAAGGGAGGATGCGAGAATGCCTAACGTAGCTGTTTTAAATATGACAGGACAAAAAGTTAGCGATATTGAATTAGCTGAAAGCGTATTCGGTATTGAAGTAAACGAACATGCAGTGTATGAAGTAGTAAAAAATATCTTAGCGAACAAAAGACAAGGAACACAGTCTGCTAAAACTAGATCGGAAGTTCGTGGTGGTGGTAAGAAGCCATGGAGACAAAAAGGAACTGGTAGAGCGAGAGCAGGTAGTTCTAGACAACCTAACTGGGTTGGCGGTGGTGTAGTATTTGCTCCAAAACCAAGAGACTACAGATATGCTGTAAATAAGAAAGTTAAAAGATTGGCTATGAAGTCAGTTTTAACATCAAAAGTTTTAGAGAACGAAATGATCGTATTAGAAGATCTTAAATTCGACGCTCCAAAAACAAAAGATATGGTTAACGTATTGAAAAACGTTAATGCTGGAAAGAAAACTTTAGTTGTAATGACTGAGAAAGATACAAATGTGATCAAATCAGCGAGCAACATTCAAGGTGTTCAAACAGCATTAGTAAATACTTTAAATGTATATGATATCTTAAATCATGATACATTCTTAATTACGAAAGATGCAGTTAAAAAAGTGGAGGAGGTGTATGCATAATGCGTAATCCACACGATATTATTAGAAAACCAGTTATTACTGAGAACAGTATGGATCAGATGGCTGAAGGAAAATATACATTCGCTGTAGATAAAAAAGCGACAAAAACAGAAATTAAAAATGCTTTAGAGCAGATTTTCGACGTAAAGGTAGCGAACGTTAACACTATGAACGTTACTGGAAAGATCAAGAGAATGGGCATGCACTCTGGAAGAAGAGCAAGCTGGAAAAAAGCGATCATCACTTTAGCTGCTGACAGCAAAGGAATCGAATTTTTCGAAGAAATGTAATGTAATATAAATAAAGATAAGAAGGAGGGACTTCGAATGGGTATCAAGAGTTTTAGACCTACTTCGCCTGCGTTAAGACAAATGACAGTATTGACGTTTGATGAGATTACAAAAACAGAACCTGAAAAGTCATTATTGGCGCCTCTTAACAAAAAAGCAGGACGAAATTCTCAGGGTAAAATTACTGTACGCCACAAGGGTGGTGGAAACAGAAGAAAATATAGAATTATTGATTTCAAGAGAACGAAGGACGGTATAGCTGGTAACGTAGCAGCGATCGAGTATGATCCAAACAGAACAGCAAATATCGCATTAATTTACTATGTAGATGGTGAAAAAAGATATATTCTTGCACCAAAAGGATTAAAAGTCGGAGACGTAATTATGTCAGGTGTTGAGGCTGATATTAAGGTTGGTAATGCATTGCCATTGGCAAACATTCCAGTTGGTTCGATTATCCACAACATAGAGTTAAAAAGAGGAAAAGGTGGTCAATTAGTTCGTTCAGCTGGTACTTATGCACAGTTGATGGCGAAAGAAGGAGACTACGTTTCTGTAAGAATGCCATCTGGCGAAGTTAGAAAGATTAGAAAAGAGTGTCGCGCAACACTAGGACAAGTTGGTAACTTAGATCATTCAAATGTTGTTATCGGTAAAGCTGGTAGAAAAAGACATATGGGTATCAGACCAACAGTTAGAGGTTCTGTAATGAACCCATGCGACCATCCACACGGTGGTGGTGAAGGTAGAGCACCAATCGGTAGACCATCTCCAGTTACACCATGGGGTAAGCCAGCTCTTGGTTACAAAACTAGAAAGAAAAATAAAAAATCTAACAAATATATTGTTACTCCAAGAAAGAGAAAATAGCCGAGTAATTATGAATGTGGCATAGCTGAAAGGAGGAAAAATCGTGGGTAGATCACTAAAAAAAGGACCATTTTGTGATGATCATTTAATGAAGAAGGTTGTTGCTCAGAACGAATCAAGTGAAGCTAAAGTAATTAAAACTTGGTCTCGTCGTTCTACAATATTCCCAGAAATGATTGGACACACAATTGCAGTTCACGATGGTAGAAAACACGTACCAGTATATATCACTGAAGATATGGTTGGACATAAATTGGGTGAATTCGCACCAACGAGAACTTATAGAGGACACGACAAAAAATAAGTTGAGATAGAACGTTGATAGAGAAGGAGGGGACATACGTGGAAGCTAAAGCAATAGCGAAATATGTTCGTATTTCACCAAGAAAAGTACAAGTTGTAGCCGACTTAGTAAGAGGTAAAAACGTTAATGAGGCATTAGCTATTTTGAAATTTACGCCAAAGAGAGGCGCTGAGGAATTAGAAAAAGTTTTAAAATCAGCTGTTGCAAATGCCGAAAACAACTTCGATTTAGATAGAGACAATCTTTATATTTCTGAAGCATACGCAAATCAAGGGCCTACAATTAAGAGATTCAGACCGAGAGCTCAAGGTAGAGCGTTCATGATCAGAAAGAGAACAAGTCATATTGGCATCGTTGTTAAAGAGAAAAACTAGAAGAAGGAGGGAAAACGATGGGTCAAAAAGTTAATCCACACGGTCTAAGAGTCGGTGTTATCAAGAATTGGGATTCAAGATGGTATGCTGACAAGAAAAATTTTGGAGATTTACTAGTTGAAGATCATAACATTAGAAAAGTTGTTAAGAAAGCATTCTTCACTTCTGGTGTTTCTAAAATTGAAATCGAAAGATCGGCAAATAGAGTAAAAGTAACAGTTAACACTGCTAAGCCTGGTATGGTTATCGGAAAAGGTGGAGCTGGTGTTGAGTCAATGAAAAATCAATTGGAAAAAATGACTTCTAAAAAAGTTATTATCAATGTTGAAGAAGTTAAGATTCCAGAAAAAGACGCACAATTAGTAGCTGAGAATATAGCAGCATCATTAGAGAGACGTGTTTCATTCAGAAGAGCTATGAAACAAGCTATTCAAAGAAGTAATAGAGCGGGCGTTCTTGGTATCAAAACTCAAGTAGCTGGACGTTTAGGCGGAGCAGATATGGCTAGAACAGAAGGTTATAGTGAAGGAAATATTCCATTGCAAACACTTAGAGCTGATATCGGATATGGTTTTGCTGAAGCTGATACAACTTACGGTAAAATCGGTGTTAAAGTTTGGATAAATAATGGTGAAGTTCTTCCAACTAAAGGGGAAAGAACAAAAAAATAGATTCATCTCAGTGAAGGAAGGAGGAAAACGAAATGTTAATGCCTAAAAGAGTTAAGCGTCGTAAGGTTCAACGAGGAAGAATGAAAGGTAAGGCGCTTAAAGGAAATAAAGTAACATATGGCGAGTTTGGTTTGCAATTACTTGAGCCAGCATGGATCACATCAAACCAAATAGAAGCGGCAAGACGTGCTATGACAAGACACGTTAAAAGAGGTGGTAAGATCTGGATTAAGATATTCCCAGACAAGCCTGTAACAAGACAACCTGCTGAAACTCGTATGGGTAAAGGTAAGGGTTCTCCAGAGTATTGGGTAGCAGTAGTTAAACCAGGAAGAGTAGCATTTGAAATGGCTGGTGTTTCTGAAGAATTAGCTAGAGAAGCTATGCGTTTAGCTGCCAACAAATTGCCTGTAAAATGTAAATTCGTAACACGTCAAGAGGGTGGTGAAGCAAATGAGAGCTAGTGAATTGCGTGAATTAACGCTTCAAGAATTGAATAATAAAATTGGTGAATATAAAGCAGAATTG contains:
- the rplC gene encoding 50S ribosomal protein L3; the encoded protein is MKGLLGKKVGMTQVFTEDGRLVPVTVLEVEPAVVVQKKTVETDGYQAIQVGYGQVKEKHLNKPLKGHFEKSGVTIKKHLKEFRVESVEAYEVGQEITAELFEAGVKVDVSGVSKGKGFQGCIKRHGQSRGPMSHGSHYHRRPGSMGNASDAGRVFKGKKLPGHMGHVNVTVQNLEVVRVDAENKMILVKGAVPGAKGSLLTIKESVKSSK
- the rplD gene encoding 50S ribosomal protein L4, whose amino-acid sequence is MPNVAVLNMTGQKVSDIELAESVFGIEVNEHAVYEVVKNILANKRQGTQSAKTRSEVRGGGKKPWRQKGTGRARAGSSRQPNWVGGGVVFAPKPRDYRYAVNKKVKRLAMKSVLTSKVLENEMIVLEDLKFDAPKTKDMVNVLKNVNAGKKTLVVMTEKDTNVIKSASNIQGVQTALVNTLNVYDILNHDTFLITKDAVKKVEEVYA
- the rplW gene encoding 50S ribosomal protein L23 translates to MRNPHDIIRKPVITENSMDQMAEGKYTFAVDKKATKTEIKNALEQIFDVKVANVNTMNVTGKIKRMGMHSGRRASWKKAIITLAADSKGIEFFEEM
- the rplB gene encoding 50S ribosomal protein L2, encoding MGIKSFRPTSPALRQMTVLTFDEITKTEPEKSLLAPLNKKAGRNSQGKITVRHKGGGNRRKYRIIDFKRTKDGIAGNVAAIEYDPNRTANIALIYYVDGEKRYILAPKGLKVGDVIMSGVEADIKVGNALPLANIPVGSIIHNIELKRGKGGQLVRSAGTYAQLMAKEGDYVSVRMPSGEVRKIRKECRATLGQVGNLDHSNVVIGKAGRKRHMGIRPTVRGSVMNPCDHPHGGGEGRAPIGRPSPVTPWGKPALGYKTRKKNKKSNKYIVTPRKRK
- the rpsS gene encoding 30S ribosomal protein S19, which encodes MGRSLKKGPFCDDHLMKKVVAQNESSEAKVIKTWSRRSTIFPEMIGHTIAVHDGRKHVPVYITEDMVGHKLGEFAPTRTYRGHDKK
- the rplV gene encoding 50S ribosomal protein L22, with protein sequence MEAKAIAKYVRISPRKVQVVADLVRGKNVNEALAILKFTPKRGAEELEKVLKSAVANAENNFDLDRDNLYISEAYANQGPTIKRFRPRAQGRAFMIRKRTSHIGIVVKEKN
- the rpsC gene encoding 30S ribosomal protein S3; the protein is MGQKVNPHGLRVGVIKNWDSRWYADKKNFGDLLVEDHNIRKVVKKAFFTSGVSKIEIERSANRVKVTVNTAKPGMVIGKGGAGVESMKNQLEKMTSKKVIINVEEVKIPEKDAQLVAENIAASLERRVSFRRAMKQAIQRSNRAGVLGIKTQVAGRLGGADMARTEGYSEGNIPLQTLRADIGYGFAEADTTYGKIGVKVWINNGEVLPTKGERTKK
- the rplP gene encoding 50S ribosomal protein L16, encoding MLMPKRVKRRKVQRGRMKGKALKGNKVTYGEFGLQLLEPAWITSNQIEAARRAMTRHVKRGGKIWIKIFPDKPVTRQPAETRMGKGKGSPEYWVAVVKPGRVAFEMAGVSEELAREAMRLAANKLPVKCKFVTRQEGGEANES